The sequence aaaataaaaatatatattaaaataaattaattattaaaattataaaaacatggGTTCATCCAGCACCGGCAAGCATaaacacaaaaaagaaaaaaaacataagcgTCATCGCTCAAGATCTCCCAAAGAACTTCGCAGTGGCGATGAAGAACAACAAATTGATTTGACAAGCGAACAATCCAATAGTCGCCATCGTCACCACAAACATAAGAAACACAAGGAACGCCATCGCGACAAGCAGCATAAGCACCGTGAGCGGGATCGTGAGGAACAAACCAATGAAGTGATAGCTTTGGCCGAGTCTGATTCAGACAGTAAGTGAAAAAGTGTAACATGTATACATACAAACTTATTTAAGGGGTTGAGGGCTTCTAAAGTTTCCCAAAAAGGGGAAAGTGTGCAGTCGCCTGCAAGAGATATGATAAGATGTCTAAATTAAAGcgattatttttttccattattacatttaaataaaatttaattggaagACTCTTATCTCTTCTCAGCTGCGCACTATTTAAGTGGATCATGATAAATCATCGTTTTtccctttttgttttttacaggATTTTTCAAAAGGTTTGGAATCTTGCTATATTTTTCCATACTTGAATGGAAACTATAATGGTTTTGCCTTAAGAAGATATATCGATAAAATGATATCTGCCTGACAAAAATATTGAccctatatttaaatttcaggTTCCGACTGTGTAGAAGTACCGGTTGATTCTAAATCCAACAGCAATACTGAAACGGAACGTAGTGCTCCGCCACCACCTTTGCTAACGAAAAATGTCGATTACGAGGAGGAACGTCGTCGACGTGCTTATGAGAAAGAAAGGGATAGGGAACGCGAACGCGAGAAGGAAAAAGAACGCGAGAGAGATCGTGAACGACACAAAGCTTATGAAAGGGCACGAGAAAAGGAACGAGAACGCGAGCGTTATGAAAAAGAACGAGAAATGGAAAGACGCCGGGAAAGGGATAGCCGTGATGATGAAATGGATCGTGAAATGCGTAAGGATCGTGAGAGAAACCGTGAAAGGGAACGTGGATATGAGAGATCTGAAAGAGAATATCATCCAAGACATCGTTCTGAAAGAGAAGAAAGAGAATTTGATTCTCCTAGAGATGCCGAAAAACACAATAGGGATCGTGAGCGTTCTTCTGAAAGGGATAGACCTAGAGAAAGAGATTTTTCACCTATACCATCAAATGGAGCCGGAGATTGTCTCTCCATAGAGGAAACTAACAAATTAAGAGCTAAATTAGGTTTAAAGCCGTTAGAAGTAGAATCTGGGCCATCTAAACCATCAACATCGGCGGCTGCTGCCGAAGCCAAGAAACCAGGTGAAAAAGATCTGTCTTCCTATAAAGATGAATGGGGCGAATTTTTACATAAACCTGCGGAAAATCTTAAAGAGAAAGCTAAAGCGGAAAAAATGCGAGAAAAATTGAAGCAGCGTAAAGAAAAGCGTTTCCTGGAAGAAAGATTGGCTCGCATCAAGACCTTAGGTGAGTCGGACGAAGAAGTAGATGATACCAGCAAGTGGGTGCAGCGTAACAAAAAGGTGGTGGATGAGAAAAAGGCAGCTGAAGAAAGGGTAATGTTAAAAATTCGTATTTGCCaagaaatattatattgaatattatttttatatgtatattattaggCCAAGGCTTTAGAAGAAATGGATCAAGAATTCGGCATAGACGATTTGGTAGAAAAGGAAAAAGATGAAGCACGCCGTAAAGCCTACACAGAAAAACATCTAAGGGGTCTTAAAGTCGACCATGATATGGATGAATTTTCTGAAGgtaaaactattattttaacgCTTAAAGATGCAGACGTCTTGGATGAGAAAGAGGGTGACACTTTGATCAATGTCAACATGTTGGATGATGCCCGTTTtcgaaaaaatgttgaaaataagaagaaaaatccTTTGGCTTACGGATACAATGTATACGAGGAACAATATGATGAGTTGGGTAATCCAATTGAAAGAAACATATTGGAGAAATACGATGAGGATTTGGAtggaaataaattgaaaacgAAAAATTTCGTAATTGGGGAA comes from Calliphora vicina chromosome 2, idCalVici1.1, whole genome shotgun sequence and encodes:
- the LOC135952284 gene encoding U4/U6.U5 tri-snRNP-associated protein 1; the protein is MGSSSTGKHKHKKEKKHKRHRSRSPKELRSGDEEQQIDLTSEQSNSRHRHHKHKKHKERHRDKQHKHRERDREEQTNEVIALAESDSDSSDCVEVPVDSKSNSNTETERSAPPPPLLTKNVDYEEERRRRAYEKERDREREREKEKERERDRERHKAYERAREKERERERYEKEREMERRRERDSRDDEMDREMRKDRERNRERERGYERSEREYHPRHRSEREEREFDSPRDAEKHNRDRERSSERDRPRERDFSPIPSNGAGDCLSIEETNKLRAKLGLKPLEVESGPSKPSTSAAAAEAKKPGEKDLSSYKDEWGEFLHKPAENLKEKAKAEKMREKLKQRKEKRFLEERLARIKTLGESDEEVDDTSKWVQRNKKVVDEKKAAEERAKALEEMDQEFGIDDLVEKEKDEARRKAYTEKHLRGLKVDHDMDEFSEGKTIILTLKDADVLDEKEGDTLINVNMLDDARFRKNVENKKKNPLAYGYNVYEEQYDELGNPIERNILEKYDEDLDGNKLKTKNFVIGENLDEVREHRRKLLEIKTKLAGKRLETLADTEITLASDTLTETEMAKFKKPKKKIKKLRQKLKADDLQPLEEDTTHFGSRRGRHRSISDENDPMDSEMNLKIEEQDDDLERVLSKARKLKQKENIIKKSLPNIESMQPEIKPEIEEDNDMDSDVNRDAHIILNATAEFCRTLGDIPTYGMAGNRDEDSNDMMDFETIENAEERLGDNTDDMIEASHGTWNSVNPDEVNQPADLDNIVDEVEEVAILDEEPDVGAGVANALRLALSKGYLEKEDLNRPSNSKMAHLQAKNYSIEDKNTAEDDKFGRRDRFQHGPIMDFKDKNNFNPNVKLEYIDDNGRILNLKEAFRYLSHKFHGKGPGKNKIEKRLKKMEQEGLMKTMSSTDTPLGTLTMLQQKQKETKTPYVVLSGGKQTTNNVAGSTISKFK